From one Dermacentor andersoni chromosome 1, qqDerAnde1_hic_scaffold, whole genome shotgun sequence genomic stretch:
- the LOC126545264 gene encoding mitochondrial sodium/calcium exchanger protein-like has translation MGTSALHTVESELDCSSVNTLANDSASRCSLARSLDDCDAGRAILHYVDFLYCGADQTAGVPAQVLLFLWLVTLFVALGSTASSYLCPALVHISKSLQLSQGVAGVTFLAFGNGAPDTIATIASIRRDRTALAIGELLGGGTYVAAIVVGLIFIKNDFELIQSSLLRDIIFYLAASFWAFTLYSSGCIKLSDAVGFIVLYVVYITVAVWGQKFLDRVCKIQFCRQAPASRRVSRVSYSNIDETISESLGSSTNTKSVKCEEESQDLASLAEADDVVPTPPPFLTRPRLRRSSSGISLHHHHENAIYYFTTSVEEQRAEPPSPEAAEPRRPSRTSQPSFNLVSSSVFPGEATPLISQSSYEKVPPTYSEWTEFLLHISPVEPGEWKAKHLCCKVYEVLTLPISLVLVLTIPVVDHENRHANWSRPLNALHCITGPIVVLSVSGILTARIGDLVPAWCLTITLGIALAGLVWFTSSAHEPPRYHLVFAYVGFAMSIVWIYGIATEIVALLKAFGALYGISDVLLGMTVLAWGNNIGDMVTNLSLSRQGFPQMAMAACFAGPVLALLLGIGVAFSMNLASRSVTCMQLHYSELLPLIYGTLVVVLFVLLLSALVTWFRSSRVVGAILIILYLTFLLTTALVEFRLMRKG, from the coding sequence ATGGGCACGTCCGCCCTGCACACCGTCGAAAGCGAGCTTGACTGCAGCTCGGTGAACACCCTCGCCAACGACAGCGCCAGTCGCTGCTCTCTTGCTAGGAGCCTCGACGACTGCGACGCTGGACGTGCGATTCTGCACTACGTGGATTTCCTGTACTGCGGAGCTGACCAGACTGCTGGTGTCCCAGCGCAGGTGCTTCTGTTCTTGTGGCTCGTCACCTTGTTTGTGGCGCTGGGTTCAACGGCGAGCTCGTACCTGTGTCCGGCGCTCGTACACATTTCCAAGTCCCTCCAGCTCTCCCAAGGAGTGGCCGGCGTCACTTTTCTGGCGTTCGGTAATGGGGCGCCGGACACTATCGCCACGATCGCCAGCATCCGGCGTGACCGCACCGCGTTGGCCATCGGCGAGCTGCTCGGTGGAGGCACCTATGTCGCGGCCATTGTCGTTGGCCTTATCTTCATCAAGAACGACTTCGAGCTGATCCAGTCGTCCCTGCTGAGAGACATCATCTTCTACCTGGCGGCTTCCTTTTGGGCATTCACGCTTTATTCGAGCGGATGCATCAAACTATCTGACGCGGTTGGCTTCATCGTACTTTACGTGGTCTATATAACAGTTGCGGTCTGGGGCCAGAAATTTCTCGACAGAGTATGCAAAATTCAGTTCTGCCGCCAAGCCCCTGCAAGCCGGCGCGTTTCTCGGGTCAGCTACAGCAACATAGATGAGACCATCAGCGAGTCTTTGGGTAGCAGTACTAACACCAAGAGCGTCAAATGTGAAGAAGAAAGTCAGGATCTGGCTTCGCTCGCCGAGGCTGACGACGTGGTCCCCACGCCACCGCCGTTTCTGACCAGACCCCGCTTGCGTCGATCGTCCTCGGGTATCAGTCTGCACCACCACCATGAAAATGCCATCTACTACTTCACCACCTCTGTCGAAGAGCAGCGTGCCGAGCCACCCTCACCAGAGGCCGCGGAGCCTCGGCGTCCATCGCGAACGAGCCAGCCTTCGTTCAACTTGGTCTCTTCGTCGGTGTTTCCTGGAGAGGCGACTCCCCTGATCAGCCAGTCGTCCTACGAGAAAGTGCCGCCGACGTACAGCGAGTGGACCGAGTTCCTTCTGCACATTTCACCCGTGGAACCGGGTGAGTGGAAAGCCAAGCACCTCTGCTGCAAAGTCTACGAAGTGCTGACCCTGCCAATTTCGCTGGTGCTTGTGCTGACCATACCAGTGGTGGACCACGAGAATCGTCACGCCAACTGGTCGCGACCGCTGAACGCTCTTCATTGCATCACTGGTCCGATCGTGGTCCTAAGCGTGTCTGGAATTCTGACCGCACGCATTGGCGACCTGGTGCCAGCATGGTGCTTGACCATTACATTAGGCATTGCATTGGCCGGGCTCGTCTGGTTCACATCGTCGGCGCATGAGCCGCCGCGCTACCACCTTGTCTTCGCGTACGTCGGCTTCGCCATGTCCATCGTTTGGATCTACGGCATCGCCACTGAAATAGTGGCACTCCTCAAGGCATTCGGCGCCCTGTACGGCATCAGTGATGTCCTTCTCGGCATGACCGTTCTCGCCTGGGGCAACAACATCGGGGACATGGTAACCAACTTGTCGCTGTCGCGCCAAGGCTTTCCGCAGATGGCTATGGCAGCTTGCTTCGCCGGACCCGTGCTAGCACTACTGCTGGGCATCGGTGTCGCCTTCAGTATGAACCTCGCATCGCGATCCGTGACCTGCATGCAGCTCCACTACAGTGAGCTGCTCCCACTCATCTATGGAACGCTCGTGGTCGTCCTCTTTGTGTTGCTTCTGTCGGCACTCGTGACGTGGTTCCGCTCATCTCGCGTGGTCGGGGCTATCCTCATAATACTTTACCTAACATTTCTTCTCACTACTGCACTTGTTGAGTTCAGGCTTATGAGGAAGGGGTAG